In a single window of the Bacteroidota bacterium genome:
- a CDS encoding N-acetylneuraminate synthase family protein, translating to MEITLSHLDTHLEHLASSYTTDTIFILGKGPSIDQIDPSIFKNCFTIGINDSERIHPVDVSIFHADWAEKAVSENGQKSRFYLMAGQPSLLTRDYSVLPYIPLTQASSDLIMQRFLADSLEIEDIMFLSALKVARKIADIRKRPQTVYLAGFDFDLNAGFSTKLGKVYATESFEEGSIRVLIQENYFLSALYFLKESNLRVFHVGGRPYSALSPAELNSRHSKTYAKSQYVGNVLIVAELTTNHFGDRMRLERMIRASKSAGADFIKLQKRDVDSFYTPDQLKSPYFSPFGNTFGDYRYQLELSKDDFAFVDQLCKEIGIGWFVSVLDEPSFYFMLDLKPAMIKLPSTISEKKDYLKFVAGHYHGDLVLSTGMTTMDYEQFVIENFKTNNKLYLLQCNSAYPTPLHDCHIGVIRHYHELSRQYPRIIPGYSSHDLGWKASALAVAAGARMLEKHVKWGNTEWAHFDAVAVDLTTQAFTEYVDHVREAELIVGSEIKTIQSSEHHKY from the coding sequence ATGGAAATCACCTTATCACATCTCGACACACATCTTGAACATCTGGCATCGTCCTACACCACCGATACCATCTTTATTCTGGGAAAGGGACCCAGTATTGACCAGATTGATCCATCGATTTTTAAAAATTGTTTTACCATCGGAATCAATGACTCTGAGCGGATTCATCCTGTGGATGTTTCCATCTTTCATGCCGATTGGGCAGAAAAGGCAGTCTCTGAAAACGGTCAGAAATCCAGGTTTTATCTGATGGCCGGTCAGCCCTCCCTGCTGACCCGTGATTATTCTGTTCTTCCGTATATCCCCCTTACTCAGGCTTCGTCTGACCTGATCATGCAACGTTTCCTGGCGGACTCACTTGAGATCGAGGACATCATGTTCCTGTCTGCCCTGAAGGTGGCCCGGAAAATTGCCGACATCCGGAAAAGACCGCAGACGGTGTACCTGGCCGGATTCGATTTTGATCTGAACGCAGGTTTCAGCACAAAACTGGGGAAAGTATATGCAACCGAATCGTTCGAGGAAGGATCGATCCGCGTTCTGATTCAGGAAAATTATTTTCTGAGTGCGCTGTATTTTCTGAAAGAGTCAAACCTGCGTGTTTTTCATGTGGGAGGCCGTCCCTACAGCGCACTGTCACCTGCTGAACTCAATTCAAGACACTCGAAGACTTATGCAAAAAGTCAGTATGTCGGCAATGTTCTGATTGTGGCCGAACTGACAACCAACCATTTCGGCGACCGGATGCGTCTGGAAAGAATGATCAGAGCCAGTAAATCGGCTGGTGCAGATTTCATCAAATTACAGAAACGGGACGTGGACTCTTTCTACACACCCGACCAATTGAAATCTCCCTACTTTTCCCCCTTTGGAAACACGTTTGGTGATTACCGGTACCAGCTTGAACTATCAAAGGACGATTTTGCCTTTGTCGATCAGCTTTGTAAAGAAATCGGGATCGGATGGTTTGTTTCGGTGCTTGATGAGCCCTCTTTCTATTTCATGCTCGATCTGAAACCGGCCATGATCAAACTACCAAGTACCATTTCTGAGAAAAAGGATTACCTGAAGTTTGTGGCCGGTCATTATCATGGTGATCTCGTTCTTTCCACCGGAATGACTACCATGGATTATGAGCAGTTTGTCATTGAAAATTTTAAAACCAACAATAAATTGTATCTGCTGCAGTGCAATTCTGCCTATCCCACACCCCTGCACGACTGCCATATCGGGGTGATCAGGCATTACCATGAACTGTCCCGGCAATATCCAAGAATCATACCCGGCTACTCCAGTCATGATCTTGGCTGGAAGGCTTCTGCATTAGCGGTTGCTGCAGGTGCCAGAATGCTCGAAAAGCATGTAAAATGGGGCAACACTGAATGGGCACATTTTGATGCCGTGGCGGTGGATCTCACCACTCAGG
- a CDS encoding inositol monophosphatase: protein MTTSPISRLLIDCKSEILAALPGILEKRFQFSFKPDNSPVTQSDVLIENLIIAFFKKWDPDIQVIAEESFRNHSPLPSGRILVIDPIDGTENFLSGLKEWGVSVTVWNQGLHEGSMLLLPELGEAIISGEPVSRFNSRITGFSSSFNEAIADGIRSAAEYRVTGCAVYNLFCVITGRFHRFVNPKGAYIWDLLPGIMLALEHGCLVNLNEQSFDGTHFLDPTCRYRVDITNPNSILKV from the coding sequence ATGACAACCTCCCCCATTTCCAGACTGCTGATTGATTGTAAATCAGAAATACTCGCTGCCCTGCCCGGCATCCTGGAAAAACGTTTTCAGTTTTCTTTTAAACCGGATAACAGTCCGGTAACCCAGTCTGATGTACTCATCGAAAATCTGATCATCGCCTTTTTTAAAAAGTGGGATCCTGATATTCAGGTTATTGCAGAAGAATCGTTCCGGAATCATTCACCGCTGCCATCAGGCAGAATTCTGGTCATCGATCCCATTGATGGAACCGAAAATTTCCTGTCCGGACTGAAGGAATGGGGTGTCTCGGTGACAGTCTGGAACCAAGGGCTTCATGAAGGAAGCATGTTGCTTCTTCCCGAATTGGGTGAGGCGATTATTTCGGGTGAACCGGTCAGCCGGTTTAATTCACGGATTACCGGTTTTTCTTCTTCTTTCAACGAAGCAATTGCCGACGGAATCCGGTCTGCGGCCGAGTATCGGGTGACCGGTTGTGCAGTGTATAATCTTTTCTGTGTCATCACTGGCAGGTTTCACCGGTTCGTGAATCCGAAAGGTGCCTACATCTGGGATTTGTTACCCGGCATCATGCTGGCCCTGGAGCATGGCTGCCTGGTTAATTTAAACGAACAATCCTTCGATGGAACTCATTTTCTGGACCCAACCTGCCGGTATCGGGTCGACATCACCAATCCGAACTCCATCCTGAAAGTCTGA